The genomic DNA CTGTATTACATCCTGATCGGGGCCGGACGAAAGCTCGGGTCCGAAGGGTTTATCCATCCGATCCTGGCTGCATGGATTCCCAATATGGTCTTCGGAACGTTAGGAGTCTATCTCCTCCTGAAAACTTCTCAAAAGATCCCGGCTGGACGAAGCGGGGAGGACAGCCGCATCTCCCGGATCAGGGAAAAAATACGGCGGATTTTCGGCATCTGAGAAAGGACAAGAGATGAAACCAGTGCACAGAGAAAAGCCTTTTTCGCCACCAAGGCACAAAGGCGCCAAAAAACTATTCAGCCACGAATTGACACAAATAAACAACAGCCGTTTCTTTGTGCAGATTCGTGTTCATTAGCGGTAAAAAGGTTTTTTTTCTCTGTGTCCTCTGTGGTGCGGCTTTGATAATACAACCATAAGGAAAAGAGCGGAATGAAAATCCTTTCACGATATATTGGAAGAGAGTTTATAAAAATATTTTTGTTATGTTTTTCTGCCGTGGCCATCATCTACTTACTGGCCCACTTCCTCGGCAAAATTGATGAGTTTATCGAATTCAAGGCCGATCCCTCACTGATTGCAACCTTAATTCTGTTGAAACTCCCCGTCATCTTCTACGAGGTCCTTCCCGTGGTGGTCCTTCTATCAACCCTCTTCACCCTCGGTTTTCTTTCGAGGAACAACGAGATCACGGCATTGCGCTCGTGCGGGACGGGTCTTATCCCTCTTCTCCTTCCGGTCTTTTCCGTGATCCTGCTGCTCGCCTTTTTATCCATGGTTGACGGGGAATGGCTTGTTCCTTATGCAAACCGGAAATCGAACTATCTCGATGACGTGGCCTTGAAAAAGAGGGCGCCCATCCTAGCCCTGAAGAACAACCGGATCTGGTTCCATACCGGCGAGAACACCTTCTGCAATATTCTCAAGGTGGACCCGGGAAAGGGGATTTTAAACAATATCACTCTTTATGTTTTCAACAAGGATTTTGACCTCGTCACACGGATGGATGCGGACAAGGTCTCCTGGGACGGACACCGGTGGACCACTAGGGACGGAACCGAATGGAGGTTCACCGGATCAGGGACCCTGGAGCAGGAACGTCATTTCCAGGGCCCCTTCCCGCTTACGGTCCCCCTCGAGGATATGATCCACGTGGAAAAATTGCCCGCCGCTATGAGATATGCCGAACTTCGGGACTATATTCGGATCCTCAAGCGAAATGGTTATCCGTCCGCATCCTATGAAGTCGACCTTTATGCCAAGACCGCCTATCCTGTGATCAGTCTGATCATGGCCCTGCTCGGTGTGCCGTTCGCGCTGCAGGTCAATAGGAGCGGCGGGGCAGGGATGAGCATCGGGCTTTCCCTGGGGATCGGATTTATCTGCTGGATGGTCTTTTCCGTGGGGCTTTCTTTGGGGCACGCGGGGTATCTTCCCCCGCTTTTAGCCGCCTGGATGGTGAATGCCCTGTTCGGAGCGGGAGGATTTTACTGGACGAGCCGCCTTCGCTATTGAGCTCTCACATATAAAATGCTATGACCGGAGCTCCGACATAGCCAGTTTTGAAAGCTCCGCCATCTGTGCCGGTTTCCCTACGCAGATCAGGCGGTCGCCGGTGCGCAGGATGGTCTCCGGGGTCAAATTCGTAATCAGCCGGCCATCTTCCTTCTGGATCGCCACAATCAGCACACCGAGTTCCTCCCGGATTTTAGACCGGCCGATGGGGACTCCGTTGTAGACCGATCCTTGGGCAACCTGAACGGAATCCAGACGAAAATCCATGTTGGCGCTGCTGCTCACCGCCGTATCCAGAAAGCTCGTAATGTGGGGATGAAAGACGCTCTGAGCTATCTTCATGGCGCCGATCACATAAGGAGAGACTACGATGTCGGCGCCCGACCTCTTCAGTTTCTTCTCCGATCCTTCTTCTCCGGCCCGGGCGATGATCTTCAGTTTTGGATTCAACCCTCGAGCGGAGAGCACAAGAAACAGGTTTTCCGCATCCGTATTCAGAACGGATATCAGCCCATGGGCCCGTTCGATCCCCGCAGAAAACAAAACCTCGTCATTGGTTGCATCCCCCTGGATGACCATAT from Nitrospirae bacterium CG2_30_53_67 includes the following:
- a CDS encoding LPS export ABC transporter permease LptG, with the protein product MKILSRYIGREFIKIFLLCFSAVAIIYLLAHFLGKIDEFIEFKADPSLIATLILLKLPVIFYEVLPVVVLLSTLFTLGFLSRNNEITALRSCGTGLIPLLLPVFSVILLLAFLSMVDGEWLVPYANRKSNYLDDVALKKRAPILALKNNRIWFHTGENTFCNILKVDPGKGILNNITLYVFNKDFDLVTRMDADKVSWDGHRWTTRDGTEWRFTGSGTLEQERHFQGPFPLTVPLEDMIHVEKLPAAMRYAELRDYIRILKRNGYPSASYEVDLYAKTAYPVISLIMALLGVPFALQVNRSGGAGMSIGLSLGIGFICWMVFSVGLSLGHAGYLPPLLAAWMVNALFGAGGFYWTSRLRY